Proteins from one Gimesia maris genomic window:
- a CDS encoding tetratricopeptide repeat protein, whose translation MTDHRLKSPASRTLQVILTVMTLLLLLQNYVLAASQQMTPQELQAFGKQIQETAAAQDPAKFRALFDWKTFINRVLAEYEQNSAVKQAIQPVRQQLEAAYTGENQGIDSEILAEVANGADYRFLAMRKEDDQFKVIFRFLRPDWTLNYQALIIEKQDSGELKIIDIDSFSTGELISQSLQRVYLPELYKAHGANQDKLTPEQKTRILDQKKRYDFLTVTDEKADPFQAYSQLPSQYKSDKTVLLFLAQDSIAKEDSKKYQQVLNVFRKYHPQDPAAEMLSVDYFSMEKQYPQAIDCLERLSASLKTVDPYLYSLRAGILIEMGDISLAAKYAGKASEIEPDLLQPYLHLLNISVLQGNFDETIKHLETLKSKFGFAYEDLDLSELENIEKFTASPQFKKWQSEKLPPKAE comes from the coding sequence AGAACTTCAGGCATTTGGTAAGCAGATTCAGGAAACCGCCGCTGCTCAGGATCCGGCTAAATTCCGGGCCCTGTTTGACTGGAAAACCTTCATTAATCGAGTCCTGGCAGAATACGAACAGAATTCCGCCGTTAAACAGGCAATTCAACCGGTCCGCCAGCAACTTGAAGCCGCCTACACGGGCGAAAATCAGGGGATCGACTCTGAGATTCTCGCAGAAGTTGCTAACGGAGCGGACTATCGCTTCCTTGCCATGCGAAAAGAAGACGACCAATTCAAGGTCATTTTCCGCTTCCTCCGCCCCGACTGGACTCTCAACTACCAGGCGCTGATTATCGAAAAACAGGATTCCGGCGAACTGAAAATCATCGACATCGACAGTTTCTCTACCGGAGAGCTGATTTCTCAATCTCTGCAGCGGGTCTATTTACCCGAATTGTACAAGGCCCATGGAGCCAATCAGGATAAACTGACTCCCGAACAGAAAACTCGGATCCTCGACCAGAAAAAACGTTATGACTTCCTTACAGTCACCGACGAAAAGGCTGATCCATTCCAGGCGTACTCACAACTTCCTTCTCAATACAAAAGCGATAAAACGGTCCTGCTCTTTCTGGCGCAAGACTCAATTGCCAAAGAAGACAGCAAAAAATACCAGCAGGTGTTAAACGTTTTTCGCAAGTACCATCCTCAGGATCCCGCTGCAGAGATGTTGAGTGTTGATTATTTCAGCATGGAAAAACAATATCCTCAGGCCATCGACTGCCTGGAGCGTCTGTCCGCTTCACTGAAAACAGTGGACCCTTATCTGTACTCCCTGCGGGCTGGCATCCTGATTGAAATGGGCGACATCAGCCTCGCTGCGAAATACGCCGGTAAAGCATCGGAAATTGAACCGGATCTTCTGCAACCTTACCTGCACCTGCTCAACATCTCCGTACTCCAGGGCAATTTCGACGAAACCATTAAACACCTGGAAACTCTCAAATCCAAATTTGGTTTTGCCTATGAAGACCTGGACCTCAGTGAACTCGAAAACATCGAAAAATTCACGGCTTCCCCCCAGTTCAAAAAATGGCAGTCAGAAAAGCTGCCTCCCAAAGCAGAATAG